A single window of Leishmania infantum JPCM5 genome chromosome 35 DNA harbors:
- a CDS encoding protein kinase-like protein: MPIGANASGGPSFQSGVNRTGNGTTRKNGMTINGIQNISMMGGRSEVAVKSAGNSVTQRVANLPTLPSTSASMQGLQSDFYSMPQPPMIHAGFQNGMMMPAYSGGYRQLSANGVRGTYRELNEMGEGGKVSTMQADDGKMRDADSVTPSLSPNSNVQNRCKVNTPPLAQADEYTGLTPTPPSLRFLTSYEEEEVRDYLPSVYFGGTEQCKKIHGVRGTEKNDGYDDDNFHYRVVVGDHLLYRYEVVKVLGQGTFGIVVRALDHKHHRLVAVKVIKNKPNYTKQAREEIKTLELLNRDDPDDEANIVRLLGSHIFRKHYILVFELLPSDLYAIIQTNKFRPMSHDFIYELSEQLLTALVHVRDHKIVHCDLKPENIMISRRGGNSNSLGESSDFSLKLIDFGSACEESRPLFTYIQSRYYRAPEIVLGIPYTTAIDMWSFGCVLCELANGYPIFPASSEGELLERLVEYFGTIPSYLVQQGRRADRFFEDGQMKHNLGKKRIPHAPHSRALRNFLKIGRSHEDQLFEDFVSKCLHLDARQRLTPEAALEHPWMELWRGTSSRGSTASLSDSCSLSR, translated from the coding sequence ATGCCGATAGGTGCTAACGCCTCCGGTGGGCCGTCCTTCCAGAGTGGTGTGAACAGAACCGGAAACGGCACCACGCGCAAGAACGGCATGACGATCAACGGGATACAAAATATCAGCATGATGGGCGGGCGCAGTGAGGTGGCCGTGAAGTCTGCTGGCAACAGCGTTacgcagcgcgtcgcgaACCTGCCGACTCTTCCGTCCACTAGCGCATCCATGCAGGGTCTGCAGAGCGACTTCTACTCAATGCCGCAGCCACCCATGATTCACGCCGGCTTTCAGAACGGCATGATGATGCCAGCGTACAGCGGCGGCTATAGGCAGCTGAGTGCCAACGGCGTGAGAGGCACCTACCGCGAGTTGAACGagatgggggagggcggcaaGGTGTCGACCATGCAGGCCGACGACGGCAAGATGCGCGACGCGGACTCGGTGACACCGAGCTTGTCACCAAACAGCAATGTCCAGAATAGGTGCAAGGTGAACACCCCGCCGCTAGCGCAAGCCGACGAGTACACCGGACtcacgccgacgccgccgtcgctgcgcttCTTGACGAGCtacgaggaggaagaagtgAGGGACTATCTGCCGAGCGTCTACTTTGGTGGGACGGAGCAGTGCAAGAAGATTCACGGTGTCCGTGGCACCGAGAAGAACGACGgctacgacgacgacaactTCCACtaccgcgtcgtcgtcggcgaccACTTGCTGTATCGGTACGAAGTGGTGAAGGTACTCGGCCAAGGCACCTTCGGCAtcgttgtgcgcgcgctcgaccacaagcaccaccgcctcgtaGCTGTGAAGGTCATCAAGAACAAGCCGAACTACACGAAACAGGCCCGCGAAGAAATCAAGACACTAGAGCTGCTGAACAGGGACGATCCCGATGATGAGGCGAACATtgttcgcctcctcggctCCCACATCTTCCGCAAGCACTACATTTTAGTGTTTGAATTGCTCCCCTCTGACCTCTATGCAATCATTCAGACCAACAAATTCCGCCCCATGTCGCACGACTTCATCTACGAGCTTTCAGAGCAGCTGCTCACCGCCCTTGTGCACGTGCGAGACCACAAGATCGTGCACTGCGACTTGAAGCCAGAGAACATTATGATctctcgccgcggcggcaactCCAACTCGCTGGGCGAGTCGTCCGACTTTTCTCTGAAGCTGATTGACTTTGGCTCCGCTTGTGAGGAAAGTCGGCCCCTGTTCACCTACATCCAGTCGCGCTACTACCGTGCGCCGGAGATTGTGCTTGGCATTCCGTACACGACAGCCATTGACATGTGGAGCTTTGGCTGCGTGCTGTGCGAGCTCGCCAACGGCTACCCGATATTCCCGGCAAGCTCCGAGggggagctgctggagcgcctcGTGGAGTACTTTGGCACGATTCCGTCGTACCTGGTGCAACAgggccgccgcgccgatCGGTTCTTTGAAGACGGGCAGATGAAGCACAACCTAGGCAAGAAGCGCATTCCGCATGCACCGCACAGCCGAGCGCTGAGGAACTTCTTGAAGATTGGGCGGAGCCACGAGGACCAGCTCTTCGAGGACTTCGTTTCGAAATGCTTGCATCTTgacgcgcggcagcgactcacgccagaggcggcgctcgagCACCCGTGGATGGAGCTCTGGCGAGGCACCAGTAGTAGAGGGagcacggcgtcgctctCTGATTCTTGCTCCCTGTCTCGCTAA